One window of Candidatus Nitrosocosmicus arcticus genomic DNA carries:
- a CDS encoding DM13 domain-containing protein, giving the protein MLNKDNVKKIIYSAIGALVILVTVYLVSPLFISTEINEPLPPNINSSVAFEEFSKMNEDERVKTARNMTNEQKNQMLVQFAESGNNSRLDEDMNINISAESNQSSGTATFVGVNDGIHNAEGTAKIIPLSNNDSILRLENLKVSNGPDLYVYLSTDKGGSDFVNFGKLKANNGNQNYNIPSDTDLSKYNTVLIWCKAFSVLFGSAEFKF; this is encoded by the coding sequence AATCATTTACTCAGCCATTGGCGCATTAGTCATCCTAGTAACAGTCTATTTAGTTTCACCATTATTCATATCAACAGAAATAAATGAGCCCCTTCCCCCGAATATCAACTCTTCAGTCGCGTTTGAGGAGTTCAGTAAGATGAACGAAGATGAAAGAGTAAAAACTGCGAGAAATATGACAAATGAACAAAAAAACCAAATGTTGGTTCAGTTTGCAGAATCGGGGAACAATAGTAGATTAGATGAAGACATGAATATCAACATATCTGCCGAATCAAATCAATCCTCAGGAACAGCAACATTTGTAGGGGTTAATGATGGCATTCATAATGCAGAAGGCACAGCGAAGATAATTCCCTTATCTAATAACGACAGCATATTAAGATTAGAGAATCTAAAGGTCTCAAATGGACCTGACCTGTATGTTTACCTATCGACAGATAAAGGCGGTTCGGACTTTGTTAATTTTGGTAAATTGAAAGCTAATAATGGAAATCAAAATTACAATATACCTTCTGATACCGATTTATCAAAATATAATACGGTCCTGATATGGTGTAAGGCATTTTCAGTTCTTTTTGGCAGTGCTGAATTCAAATTCTAA
- a CDS encoding cupin domain-containing protein, which translates to MSSTTKIWKKSFDSPDEVRTFEKGKVEIVNLGNVIIGRATFEPGWSWGKCVKPLVHTDSCQAPHTSVIISGRMKVKMDDGTEIEGGPGDTAVIPPGHDAWVVGDEPCVSIDYTGMGDYAKKLE; encoded by the coding sequence ATGTCATCAACAACAAAAATATGGAAAAAAAGTTTTGACTCTCCTGATGAAGTAAGAACCTTTGAAAAAGGAAAGGTTGAGATTGTAAACCTGGGCAATGTTATAATTGGTAGAGCAACATTCGAACCCGGTTGGAGTTGGGGGAAGTGTGTAAAACCACTAGTGCATACAGATAGTTGTCAGGCTCCGCATACCTCAGTTATAATCTCTGGAAGGATGAAAGTAAAAATGGATGATGGGACTGAAATTGAAGGAGGACCCGGAGATACTGCGGTAATACCACCAGGACATGATGCGTGGGTAGTGGGAGATGAACCATGTGTTTCAATTGACTATACTGGGATGGGAGACTACGCAAAGAAACTAGAATAA
- a CDS encoding phosphatase PAP2 family protein, with protein sequence MNKYLVSSIIIFGIFSILTLVIHNNVVEFYDNLSEDSIFYEFDTGVLQTRSYFFSPVVTEFMNILSDFGREYFWIVVLILLFVFGGIDGRIVAIIILISFILVIPITTLVKDLVDRDRPLIYYQPSVNKLPLDESYPSGHASMVSVGALPVLLLLRKCPTQRLISSLLVIEAGLVCLSRLYLGVHYPTDIIGGILLGSGTSLLVTSAHRMIDRFVKLKI encoded by the coding sequence ATGAACAAATATTTAGTTTCTTCTATTATTATATTTGGAATTTTCTCAATCCTTACACTCGTGATTCATAATAATGTTGTTGAGTTTTACGATAACTTATCTGAGGATAGTATCTTTTATGAGTTTGATACCGGCGTCTTGCAGACTCGAAGCTATTTCTTTTCCCCTGTAGTAACCGAGTTCATGAATATTTTGTCTGATTTTGGTCGAGAGTATTTTTGGATTGTTGTTCTAATCTTATTGTTTGTATTTGGAGGAATCGATGGTAGAATAGTTGCCATAATTATTTTGATTTCATTTATACTTGTTATTCCAATCACTACATTGGTAAAAGACTTGGTTGACAGGGATAGACCGCTTATTTATTACCAACCTTCTGTTAATAAACTGCCGTTAGATGAATCCTATCCTTCTGGTCACGCCAGTATGGTATCAGTTGGTGCATTACCAGTTTTATTATTGTTAAGAAAATGCCCTACGCAGAGATTGATATCCTCTCTTCTTGTAATCGAAGCAGGATTAGTTTGTTTATCCCGATTATACCTTGGAGTTCATTATCCCACTGATATAATAGGTGGTATTCTATTGGGAAGTGGAACATCTCTTTTAGTAACCAGTGCTCATAGGATGATTGATCGATTTGTTAAGCTTAAAATCTAA
- a CDS encoding VOC family protein yields MSQVKKIPDGYHSITPYLIVNNGSEAIEYYKKIFGAKEHGRMMTPDGKRIAHAEIEISNSRLMLADEFPEMNSLSPKTIGGSPVGLFLYVDDVDKIVSQAVAEGAKVLMEVEDQFWGDRYGSIEDPLGHRWSISTHIKDLTKEELKKAAEEAFAKMPENKPN; encoded by the coding sequence ATGAGTCAAGTCAAAAAAATCCCTGACGGATATCATTCTATAACTCCATATTTGATAGTAAATAATGGATCAGAAGCGATTGAGTATTATAAAAAAATATTTGGAGCAAAAGAACACGGACGAATGATGACTCCAGACGGGAAGAGGATAGCTCATGCAGAAATTGAGATTAGTAATTCTAGATTAATGTTGGCAGATGAATTTCCGGAAATGAATTCTCTTTCGCCGAAAACCATAGGTGGAAGTCCTGTAGGATTATTTCTGTACGTAGACGACGTTGATAAAATCGTTAGTCAAGCAGTTGCCGAGGGGGCAAAGGTGCTGATGGAAGTTGAAGATCAGTTCTGGGGAGATAGATATGGTAGTATAGAAGATCCACTTGGTCACAGATGGTCCATATCTACTCATATCAAGGATCTCACTAAAGAGGAACTGAAAAAAGCAGCAGAAGAAGCCTTCGCAAAGATGCCTGAAAATAAACCAAACTAA